Proteins from a genomic interval of Pseudonocardia sp. C8:
- a CDS encoding FAD-binding and (Fe-S)-binding domain-containing protein — MSDQSSSVEAALRHAGLEVRADAGTRGMYASDASLYRVPPLAVVRPRDTGEVAAALDVAREAGVPITSRGAGTSVAGNAIGRGIVLDFSRHLNRVLSIDPETRTAVVEPGTVHAVLQRAAAPYGMRFGPDPSTHPRCTVGGMIGNNACGSRSLAYGRTSDNVAGLELLTAAGERLVTGYRDVQAFADGADSVLADVRSAIIPHLETARLEFDRFGRQVSGYAVQHLLPERFDLTQALVGSEGTLGVITRASVKLVVEAPVRVVVVLGFPDIVAAGEAAPAVVAHGPTSCEGLDSRLVNVLRSRRGSEVIPVLPRGKAWLFVELAGEELGEVLARARRLAADGIGDDAVVVTEPAAQAQLWRIREDGAGLAGRAPSDKPAWPGWEDAAVPPEQLGRYLARFDELVDSHGMTSAPFGHFGDGCMHVRLDFPLDRPGGTSVLRRFLVDAAKLVGEFGGSLSGEHGDGRARSELLPHMYSADAIALFGGIKHAFDPRELLNPGVLVDADPVDADIRAAGRFPLGRRLAMAYPHDGGDLAQAVHRCTGVGKCRADNSAAGGVMCPSYLATREEKDSTRGRARVLQEVVRGELTWSDPAVHDALDLCLSCKGCASDCPTGIDMASYKSEVLHQSYRRRLRPRSHYTLGKLPFWARVAGWTPRLVNFVVRLPVVDSIMLWLAGVDSRRSVPAFARRPFRRTFSTAVSDRKPVVLFADSFSDSFSPEILEATVRVLRAAGYEPRLPSSSVCCGLTWITTGQLDSATKILRRTVAILADEARAGVPIVGVEPSCTAVLRSDIHELLPDDENVAPVVSGVRTLAEILAETPGWSPPDLSGLELIVQPHCHHRAVLGWKPDADLLASTGARIRELAGCCGLAGNFGVERGHYEVSVAVAEQNLLPALDSKLDSVVLADGFSCRTQIADLRDRSARHLAQLLDR; from the coding sequence ATGAGCGACCAGTCGAGCAGCGTGGAGGCCGCTCTGCGGCACGCGGGTCTGGAGGTCCGTGCTGATGCGGGCACACGGGGTATGTACGCCTCCGATGCATCGTTGTACCGGGTTCCGCCGCTGGCTGTGGTGCGTCCTCGCGACACCGGCGAGGTGGCCGCCGCGCTCGACGTCGCACGGGAGGCTGGGGTGCCGATCACCTCGCGTGGGGCGGGAACGTCCGTGGCCGGCAACGCCATTGGCCGCGGGATCGTGCTCGATTTCTCCCGTCACCTCAACCGAGTCCTGTCGATCGACCCGGAGACGCGCACGGCTGTGGTCGAGCCCGGGACTGTGCACGCTGTACTTCAGCGAGCCGCTGCGCCGTACGGGATGCGTTTCGGCCCCGATCCCTCGACGCATCCCCGGTGCACGGTCGGTGGGATGATTGGCAACAACGCCTGCGGCTCGCGGTCGCTCGCCTATGGGAGAACCTCCGACAACGTCGCGGGACTCGAGCTCCTCACTGCGGCGGGCGAGCGACTGGTCACCGGTTACCGGGACGTGCAGGCGTTCGCAGATGGTGCGGATAGCGTGCTCGCTGACGTGCGGTCCGCAATCATCCCCCATCTTGAGACGGCCCGGTTGGAGTTCGACCGGTTCGGCCGGCAGGTGTCGGGGTACGCCGTTCAGCACTTACTTCCCGAGCGGTTCGATCTCACCCAGGCGCTGGTGGGGTCCGAGGGCACGCTCGGCGTGATTACCCGGGCTAGCGTGAAGCTGGTGGTCGAGGCTCCGGTGCGGGTCGTGGTCGTCCTCGGCTTTCCCGACATCGTGGCCGCCGGCGAGGCCGCTCCCGCCGTCGTCGCCCATGGCCCGACCTCATGTGAGGGCCTCGATTCCCGTCTGGTGAACGTGCTGCGGTCCCGCCGCGGGTCGGAAGTTATCCCGGTGTTGCCGCGCGGCAAGGCGTGGCTGTTCGTCGAGCTCGCCGGCGAGGAGTTGGGCGAGGTGCTCGCGCGGGCGCGTCGACTCGCTGCTGATGGGATCGGTGACGACGCCGTCGTCGTTACTGAGCCCGCCGCTCAGGCCCAGCTGTGGCGTATTCGTGAGGACGGCGCGGGACTGGCGGGTCGGGCTCCGTCAGACAAGCCGGCGTGGCCCGGGTGGGAGGATGCCGCCGTTCCGCCTGAGCAGCTCGGCCGGTACCTGGCTCGCTTCGACGAGTTGGTCGACTCCCATGGGATGACCTCCGCGCCGTTCGGTCACTTCGGTGACGGCTGCATGCACGTACGCCTTGACTTTCCACTCGACCGCCCCGGCGGCACCTCGGTGCTGCGTCGGTTCCTGGTCGACGCCGCGAAGCTGGTCGGCGAGTTCGGTGGCTCGCTGTCAGGTGAGCACGGTGACGGCCGCGCTCGCTCCGAACTGCTCCCCCACATGTACTCTGCCGACGCGATCGCGCTGTTCGGCGGGATCAAACACGCGTTCGACCCGCGCGAGCTGCTCAATCCCGGTGTTCTCGTCGATGCCGACCCGGTCGATGCCGACATTCGGGCTGCCGGACGGTTCCCGCTCGGGCGGCGCCTGGCCATGGCCTATCCCCACGACGGCGGCGACCTCGCCCAAGCCGTTCACCGCTGCACCGGTGTCGGCAAGTGCCGGGCCGACAACTCCGCGGCGGGTGGGGTCATGTGCCCGTCCTATCTGGCCACCCGGGAGGAGAAGGACTCCACCCGGGGCCGTGCGCGGGTGCTGCAGGAAGTGGTGCGCGGCGAGCTGACCTGGTCGGACCCCGCGGTGCACGACGCGCTCGATCTCTGTCTGTCCTGCAAGGGCTGCGCGTCCGACTGTCCGACTGGGATTGACATGGCCAGCTACAAGTCCGAGGTGCTGCATCAGAGCTACCGGCGTCGTCTCCGGCCGCGCTCGCACTACACCCTCGGCAAGCTGCCCTTCTGGGCCCGTGTTGCCGGATGGACGCCGCGGCTGGTCAACTTCGTTGTCCGACTTCCGGTGGTTGATTCGATCATGCTTTGGCTGGCGGGGGTAGACAGCCGACGGTCGGTCCCGGCCTTCGCCCGCCGTCCGTTCCGCCGGACATTCAGTACTGCCGTGTCGGACCGAAAGCCTGTAGTGCTCTTCGCCGACTCGTTTTCCGACTCCTTCTCGCCCGAGATCCTCGAGGCGACGGTGCGAGTACTACGGGCCGCCGGGTACGAGCCGCGGCTGCCGTCGTCGTCAGTGTGTTGTGGACTCACCTGGATCACCACCGGTCAGCTCGACTCGGCGACGAAGATCCTCCGACGCACCGTCGCAATCCTCGCCGACGAGGCCCGCGCCGGCGTGCCCATCGTGGGTGTGGAGCCGTCCTGCACCGCCGTCTTGCGGTCCGACATTCACGAGTTGCTCCCCGACGACGAGAATGTCGCACCGGTCGTCTCCGGGGTACGAACACTCGCCGAGATCCTCGCCGAGACCCCGGGGTGGAGTCCACCGGACCTCTCGGGCCTCGAGCTCATCGTGCAGCCACACTGCCACCACCGCGCCGTTCTGGGGTGGAAACCCGACGCCGACCTGCTCGCGTCGACCGGTGCCCGGATCCGGGAGCTTGCCGGCTGCTGCGGGCTTGCCGGCAACTTCGGAGTGGAGCGAGGCCACTACGAGGTTTCGGTCGCGGTCGCCGAGCAAAACCTACTTCCCGCTCTCGACTCGAAACTCGACTCCGTCGTGCTCGCCGACGGATTCTCCTGCCGCACCCAGATCGCCGACCTCCGCGACCGCTCCGCTCGCCACCTCGCCCAACTGCTCGACCGATGA
- a CDS encoding hydroxyacid-oxoacid transhydrogenase → MGTQSEYQPANPEAVFTYGAPQLKFGRGAADEIGFDLSRMGAQRVLIVTDSGVAAAGIPQRVAEGIRGFKIEVVVYDGVHVEPSDASLKHAIEYARDSGPWDAFVAVGGGSSIDTAKAINLLTTNPGELMDYVNVPVGKGKSPEHPLNPLVAVPTTTGTGSESTTICVLDVLDLKVKTGISHASLRPRLAVVDPSLTVSQPSGVTAAAGMDILCHALESFTARPYTSYQRKRPEERVPYCGSNPVSDMWAEKSLTLMATAFRRAVLRGEDEEARSSMALAATFAGLGFGNAGVHIPHANAYPIAGRVKDFYPKDYPNNVPMVPHGMAVSLTAPEAFRFTFETAPERHLRAATLLAPEADKPNDLSSFLPAVLTGLMRDIGIPNGIGDVGYDNTDVDGLVEGAIMQQRVLAAAPRDVREEDLASIFSRSMNLW, encoded by the coding sequence ATGGGAACACAATCCGAATACCAGCCGGCTAACCCGGAGGCCGTCTTCACTTATGGAGCGCCTCAGTTGAAGTTCGGCCGGGGCGCAGCCGATGAAATCGGCTTCGACCTCAGTCGGATGGGCGCCCAGCGAGTCCTCATCGTCACCGATTCCGGGGTCGCAGCGGCAGGGATTCCTCAGCGTGTAGCTGAGGGAATCCGCGGCTTCAAGATTGAAGTTGTTGTTTACGATGGTGTTCACGTCGAACCTAGCGACGCGAGCCTCAAGCATGCTATCGAGTACGCCCGTGACTCCGGCCCATGGGACGCGTTCGTCGCAGTGGGTGGTGGTTCGAGCATTGATACCGCGAAGGCAATCAATCTGCTTACCACGAACCCGGGCGAACTGATGGACTACGTCAACGTCCCGGTCGGTAAGGGTAAGTCCCCTGAGCACCCCCTCAACCCCCTTGTTGCGGTGCCGACCACGACAGGTACGGGCAGCGAGAGTACCACGATCTGTGTTCTCGATGTGCTCGATTTGAAGGTCAAGACCGGGATTAGTCACGCGTCGTTGCGACCTCGCCTTGCGGTGGTTGATCCCAGCCTGACTGTTAGTCAGCCGTCGGGTGTCACCGCAGCAGCCGGCATGGATATCCTGTGCCACGCTCTTGAGAGCTTCACCGCTCGCCCTTACACGTCATATCAGAGGAAGCGACCCGAGGAACGGGTGCCGTACTGTGGGTCGAATCCGGTTTCGGACATGTGGGCGGAGAAGTCGCTGACGCTGATGGCAACGGCGTTTCGCCGCGCCGTGCTGCGGGGCGAAGACGAGGAAGCTCGTAGTTCGATGGCGCTGGCGGCCACGTTCGCTGGACTTGGCTTCGGTAACGCAGGTGTGCACATCCCGCACGCCAATGCCTACCCTATCGCAGGTCGGGTGAAAGACTTCTACCCGAAGGACTACCCGAACAACGTCCCGATGGTGCCGCACGGTATGGCGGTGTCGCTCACCGCCCCCGAGGCGTTCCGCTTCACCTTCGAGACAGCCCCGGAACGCCATCTGCGCGCGGCGACCCTGCTCGCTCCTGAGGCCGACAAGCCGAACGACTTGAGCTCGTTCCTGCCGGCGGTGTTGACCGGCCTGATGCGTGATATTGGTATTCCCAACGGAATCGGCGATGTCGGCTACGACAATACCGACGTGGATGGTCTTGTGGAAGGCGCTATCATGCAGCAGCGCGTACTGGCCGCGGCACCTCGCGATGTTCGCGAGGAGGACCTCGCCTCGATCTTCTCGCGGTCGATGAACCTTTGGTGA
- a CDS encoding NAD-dependent succinate-semialdehyde dehydrogenase, whose amino-acid sequence MSNYKTLNPATGELVKEFPQASDHDIERALDRSHDAYQGWRQTPPHDRADTLRRVAALHREQVADLAGILTMEMGKPSSQARAEVELVASIYDYYAEQGPAFLADEVLSTAGGGEAIVRTEPIGSLLGIMPWNFPYYQVARFAAPNLMLGNTIILKHASNCPQSALAIEELFVQAGLHDGAFINVFADSTQVASMISDPRVRGVSLTGSERAGSAVGEVAGRHMKKYVLELGGSDPFIVLDANDLAGTVAAAASNRMRNAGQTCIASKRFIVLADVYEAFLDAFVQAMREYHPGDPTDPATRFGPLSSHDVVNDLEEQVQDAVAKGATVLAGGRKIEGSGAYYEATVLTGVTPEMRAYGEELFGPVAVVYKVDSPREALELANASRFGLGASVFSSDVPRAQELARDLESGMVWINGLSRTAPDLPFGGVKHSGVGRELGRYGIEEFANKKLIHTSR is encoded by the coding sequence ATGAGCAATTACAAGACCCTCAATCCGGCAACCGGTGAGCTGGTGAAGGAGTTTCCCCAAGCGTCCGACCATGACATCGAAAGAGCACTCGATCGCTCGCATGATGCCTATCAGGGATGGCGTCAGACACCTCCACACGATCGTGCCGACACACTGCGTCGTGTGGCAGCGCTGCACCGGGAACAGGTAGCCGATCTAGCCGGTATTCTCACGATGGAGATGGGAAAGCCGTCCAGTCAAGCCAGAGCTGAAGTAGAGCTCGTCGCGTCGATCTACGACTATTATGCTGAACAGGGCCCGGCCTTCTTGGCCGACGAGGTACTGAGTACCGCTGGCGGCGGGGAAGCGATCGTTAGAACTGAACCAATCGGGTCTCTGCTGGGTATCATGCCGTGGAACTTCCCATATTACCAGGTCGCCCGCTTCGCTGCGCCGAACTTGATGCTGGGCAACACGATCATTCTCAAACACGCGTCGAATTGTCCGCAGTCCGCCCTCGCCATCGAGGAGCTTTTCGTACAGGCGGGACTGCATGACGGTGCCTTCATCAACGTATTTGCTGACAGCACGCAGGTTGCAAGCATGATCTCAGATCCGCGTGTGCGAGGTGTGTCGTTGACAGGTTCGGAGCGAGCCGGTTCAGCCGTGGGTGAGGTCGCGGGCCGGCACATGAAGAAGTATGTTCTCGAACTGGGCGGCTCTGACCCGTTTATCGTGCTCGACGCGAACGACCTGGCGGGCACGGTAGCCGCGGCCGCGAGCAACCGGATGCGGAACGCCGGTCAGACGTGCATCGCCTCGAAACGCTTCATTGTGCTCGCTGACGTCTACGAGGCGTTCCTCGACGCCTTCGTCCAAGCGATGAGAGAGTACCATCCCGGCGACCCCACCGACCCGGCGACGCGTTTCGGACCGCTGTCTTCGCATGACGTGGTAAACGACCTTGAGGAACAGGTTCAGGACGCGGTGGCGAAGGGCGCAACGGTGCTCGCCGGCGGCCGAAAGATCGAGGGTTCGGGCGCGTATTACGAGGCGACCGTCCTGACCGGGGTAACACCGGAGATGAGGGCCTACGGCGAGGAGCTGTTCGGTCCCGTGGCGGTCGTCTACAAGGTCGACTCACCTAGGGAGGCGCTTGAGCTTGCCAACGCGTCGCGGTTCGGCCTGGGAGCTTCCGTATTCTCGTCGGATGTTCCGCGAGCTCAGGAGCTTGCGCGGGATCTGGAGTCCGGGATGGTATGGATCAACGGACTGAGTCGAACCGCACCGGACCTCCCGTTTGGCGGGGTCAAGCACTCTGGTGTGGGGCGCGAGCTTGGTCGGTACGGTATCGAAGAGTTCGCCAACAAGAAGCTCATCCATACGTCCCGTTGA
- a CDS encoding alcohol dehydrogenase produces MDLPTPRATENAVVLKVLRSGVCHTDTHLRQGAYDLGSRGSLRLVDRGVTYPLVMGHEVVGVVDQVGDQVESHRPGDVRLVYPWIGCGECRHCREGRDNHCPSGQNLGVVRHGGYAQQIFVPHEKYLVDISGLDLSWAATLACSGLTAYSAVTKVLPLPPGEPIVVIGAGGVGLTAVATLKALGHQAICAVDVSEANLDLAVQLGASATVLSAGDSVSSDIVRECRGPAAAVIDFVNNSSTATAGFDSLQKAGHLVQVGLYGGELVLPNALMALKMLTIRGSFVGSLDQLRSLVELAKSGGLPQTPILHEELNEVAVQTSLDRLAQGGVPGRIVLSAPDNC; encoded by the coding sequence ATGGATCTGCCGACACCGCGGGCAACGGAGAATGCAGTGGTGCTGAAGGTTCTCCGGTCTGGCGTCTGCCACACCGATACGCACCTGCGGCAGGGGGCGTATGACCTCGGGAGCCGGGGCAGCCTCCGGTTGGTCGATCGCGGTGTCACCTACCCACTTGTCATGGGTCACGAGGTTGTCGGCGTGGTGGACCAGGTGGGTGACCAGGTGGAGAGCCACCGACCGGGCGACGTTCGGCTCGTTTATCCATGGATCGGATGCGGTGAGTGTAGGCATTGCCGCGAAGGCCGCGATAATCATTGCCCGAGCGGGCAGAACCTCGGGGTTGTTCGCCATGGCGGATACGCCCAGCAAATTTTCGTGCCGCATGAGAAGTACTTGGTCGATATCAGTGGGCTGGACTTGAGCTGGGCAGCGACTCTCGCATGCTCCGGTCTGACGGCTTATAGCGCGGTCACAAAGGTACTGCCGCTGCCCCCGGGCGAGCCGATCGTCGTGATCGGCGCCGGTGGTGTTGGCCTCACCGCGGTCGCCACGCTGAAAGCACTCGGGCATCAGGCAATTTGTGCTGTTGACGTGTCGGAAGCCAACCTAGATCTGGCGGTTCAATTGGGCGCTTCCGCGACAGTGCTCTCCGCCGGCGATTCAGTGAGCAGCGACATTGTGCGGGAGTGTCGCGGACCCGCCGCCGCGGTGATCGACTTCGTAAACAACAGCAGCACCGCCACAGCGGGCTTCGATAGCTTGCAGAAAGCGGGGCATCTGGTGCAAGTCGGTCTGTACGGTGGCGAGCTCGTCCTGCCAAATGCGTTGATGGCGCTCAAGATGCTGACTATCCGCGGCAGCTTCGTCGGATCGCTCGACCAGCTCAGATCGCTCGTGGAGCTTGCGAAATCGGGTGGCCTGCCGCAGACCCCCATCCTTCACGAAGAACTCAACGAGGTGGCGGTGCAGACGTCGCTTGATCGGTTGGCTCAGGGAGGGGTGCCCGGCCGCATCGTACTGAGCGCCCCGGACAATTGTTGA
- a CDS encoding GntR family transcriptional regulator: protein MAQAVRVGVAAGELVPDKTYSVYQLSELLGVSRSPVREALLQLAEAGLVRIARNRGFQIVLPTPHDIEEIIEIRLALEPPAARRAAQDGTEADHASLREALTRMAAALTDDDETLFWQADRAFHDRLLRAAKNARAASIIEHLRGITALLGPPTTASGRTLDEIVAEHQPIVEAVLARDGDTAEAAMRNHLERTGRLLVGNL from the coding sequence GTGGCTCAGGCGGTCCGTGTCGGTGTCGCCGCCGGCGAACTCGTTCCCGATAAGACGTACTCCGTATACCAGTTGTCCGAGCTGCTCGGGGTCTCCCGCAGTCCGGTCCGCGAGGCTCTGTTGCAGCTGGCCGAAGCGGGGTTGGTCAGGATCGCCCGCAATCGCGGCTTCCAGATCGTCCTGCCGACGCCACATGACATCGAAGAGATCATCGAGATTCGCCTTGCGCTCGAACCGCCGGCGGCCCGCCGCGCTGCCCAAGACGGAACCGAAGCGGACCACGCCAGCCTTCGAGAAGCGCTCACCCGCATGGCGGCTGCCCTGACAGACGACGACGAGACCCTCTTCTGGCAAGCCGACCGGGCATTTCACGACCGGCTGCTCCGCGCAGCGAAGAACGCACGTGCGGCGTCAATCATCGAGCATCTGCGTGGCATCACCGCGCTCCTCGGGCCACCTACCACCGCTAGCGGTCGAACGCTCGACGAAATCGTCGCCGAACACCAGCCGATCGTCGAGGCGGTGTTGGCCCGCGACGGAGACACAGCGGAGGCGGCGATGCGTAATCACCTCGAACGGACCGGGCGCCTACTCGTCGGAAACCTGTGA
- a CDS encoding MFS transporter — MSDSGSAAPTPTSSPEQSVNPGGMRRVIVGVSLGQAIEWYDYAIYGYLAGSIGVTFFPAEDKTATMLAAYAAFAVSFFIRPLGGMLFGSIGDRLGRKNTLAAILLLIGGSTFAIGVLPGYATIGIAAPLLLIALRLLQGLSAGGELAGATAFLAEHSPDHKRGFLLGFSQVGASLGPLIGASLVAALTSSMGPTVVDQWVWRVPFLLAGPVAVVGLYVRLRLEESPIFREVLAAGHRPKAPLRSAFRQHGWGLARCTGVAVTHMIPYYLILTYLPNQLKETGQLPGGSAYLATTLALIAQILVTPIAAALTDRFGRRPVAATAAFAYAILAFPIFMGMNTAGTAVVLLCQIGLGIIFGIYTGSVFPLMVEMFPTQARYTSMAIGYNVAAAAFGGTAPLIATTLVATTGNVSSPAFYLIGGAVLSLICIAKSRETARTSLSAA, encoded by the coding sequence ATGTCTGATTCGGGCAGCGCCGCCCCGACGCCGACTAGCTCACCCGAGCAATCGGTCAACCCCGGCGGTATGCGACGCGTAATCGTCGGCGTATCCCTTGGCCAAGCGATCGAATGGTACGACTACGCGATCTATGGCTACCTGGCGGGTAGCATCGGCGTTACCTTCTTCCCGGCGGAAGACAAAACAGCGACGATGCTGGCCGCCTACGCGGCCTTCGCGGTGTCATTCTTCATTCGCCCGCTAGGCGGAATGCTATTCGGCTCGATCGGAGACCGGCTAGGGCGGAAGAACACTCTGGCCGCCATTCTCCTGCTTATCGGTGGGTCCACCTTTGCTATTGGCGTCTTGCCCGGCTACGCGACGATCGGAATTGCCGCGCCGCTCCTGCTCATCGCACTGCGTTTGCTGCAAGGGCTATCCGCAGGTGGCGAGCTCGCCGGCGCCACCGCGTTTCTCGCCGAACACTCGCCTGACCATAAACGCGGATTCCTGCTCGGTTTCTCGCAAGTCGGCGCCAGTCTCGGACCACTCATCGGGGCATCGCTCGTCGCAGCCTTGACCAGCAGCATGGGCCCCACAGTCGTCGATCAGTGGGTGTGGCGAGTGCCATTTCTCCTCGCTGGCCCTGTCGCCGTGGTCGGTTTGTACGTGCGCCTGCGGTTGGAGGAGAGCCCCATCTTCCGGGAGGTGTTGGCCGCCGGACACCGCCCGAAGGCACCCCTGCGCTCCGCCTTCCGCCAACACGGTTGGGGACTCGCTCGCTGCACCGGTGTGGCCGTTACCCACATGATCCCCTACTACCTTATTCTTACGTATCTACCGAACCAGCTCAAGGAGACCGGCCAACTCCCCGGCGGTAGCGCGTACCTGGCAACCACCCTGGCACTGATTGCCCAGATATTGGTCACACCTATCGCTGCAGCGCTGACGGACCGTTTCGGTCGCCGGCCGGTCGCCGCGACCGCAGCCTTCGCGTACGCCATTCTCGCATTCCCAATCTTTATGGGCATGAACACCGCGGGAACGGCGGTAGTCTTGCTCTGCCAGATTGGTCTCGGGATCATCTTTGGAATCTACACCGGATCGGTGTTCCCGCTGATGGTTGAAATGTTTCCAACGCAGGCTCGGTACACCTCGATGGCAATCGGCTACAACGTTGCCGCCGCTGCGTTCGGTGGCACCGCACCATTGATCGCCACTACGCTGGTGGCCACGACCGGTAATGTCAGTTCGCCCGCCTTCTATCTGATCGGGGGTGCCGTGCTCTCCCTCATTTGCATCGCTAAGAGTAGGGAAACCGCACGAACCAGCTTGAGTGCGGCGTAG
- a CDS encoding AMP-binding protein: MGFHELLISACEQAPDRTLVHGEDGSTSFAEHLSRVARTAGFLRSGIGLGRTDRFAVLSRNSSDYLELFHTALVGAAVIVPLNVRSSELELMGVLNDSGCRVCFASAEFVALANRLRERTGLEEVIEIGPGCEAGGFRDRRDAAKPRMPAAPDPQDTAFIMYTSGTTGSAKGVVIQHGALANDIYKTAVPTNLTQGYTFLLHAPLFHIASVRGFGLATAAGSTLVLLPRFDPRRIVDAIKAYHVTTTGFIASTVRDMLDIPEFRGDLLPSLTCISYGSAPMSPSVLQRLMEAFPNAEFVNWYGLTETCGHVCALTGEDHRKGGARLMSVGRPLPGNRVRIVDQHGRVQPRGISGEIAVAGDNLMAGYWNQPEIEADRDGSKWFRTGDAGYLDSAGYVYLAGRARDMIITGGENVVPAEVEAVLTDYPQVSQAVVMGVPDEKWGEAVHACVSVQEGAEVSESELRAHCRRRVAGYKVPKRIDIRSEPFPMTGSHKIDRKQLIGEYRDRIAAQYSQA, encoded by the coding sequence GTGGGATTTCACGAGCTTCTGATCAGCGCATGTGAGCAGGCGCCGGACCGGACGTTGGTGCACGGTGAAGATGGAAGTACCTCTTTCGCCGAGCACCTGTCCCGAGTCGCGCGGACAGCCGGGTTTCTCCGGTCCGGTATCGGGCTGGGTCGCACAGATCGTTTCGCAGTGCTCTCGCGAAATTCGTCCGACTACCTCGAGCTGTTCCACACCGCATTGGTAGGCGCGGCCGTTATCGTTCCGCTAAATGTGCGCTCGTCCGAACTGGAGCTAATGGGCGTCCTCAACGACTCGGGCTGTCGCGTTTGCTTTGCTAGTGCAGAGTTTGTTGCGCTTGCGAACCGGTTGAGGGAACGAACGGGACTCGAGGAGGTCATTGAGATCGGTCCGGGCTGCGAGGCGGGCGGCTTCCGCGACCGAAGGGACGCCGCGAAGCCCCGGATGCCCGCTGCTCCGGACCCGCAGGATACGGCCTTCATCATGTACACCAGCGGCACCACTGGCAGCGCGAAGGGAGTGGTCATCCAGCATGGTGCACTAGCCAACGACATTTACAAGACCGCGGTGCCGACCAACCTGACGCAAGGATACACCTTCCTGCTCCATGCGCCCCTGTTTCATATCGCGTCGGTCCGGGGGTTCGGCCTTGCGACAGCGGCGGGTTCGACGCTCGTTCTTCTGCCCCGTTTCGACCCGCGGCGGATCGTGGACGCAATTAAGGCCTATCATGTAACGACGACCGGCTTTATTGCTTCGACCGTGCGTGACATGCTCGACATCCCCGAGTTCCGGGGCGATCTACTGCCGAGCCTGACCTGTATCAGCTACGGCAGCGCTCCGATGAGCCCATCGGTGTTACAGAGGCTCATGGAGGCATTTCCCAACGCCGAATTCGTCAACTGGTACGGATTGACCGAAACGTGCGGCCATGTATGCGCGCTAACGGGCGAGGATCATCGCAAAGGCGGGGCGCGGTTGATGTCAGTTGGCCGGCCCCTTCCGGGCAATCGCGTTCGAATTGTCGACCAGCATGGACGCGTCCAGCCACGAGGCATATCTGGCGAGATCGCGGTTGCCGGCGACAACCTGATGGCGGGCTACTGGAATCAACCCGAGATCGAAGCGGACAGGGACGGGTCGAAATGGTTCCGAACGGGCGACGCAGGGTATCTCGATAGCGCCGGATATGTCTATCTTGCCGGTCGTGCTCGCGATATGATTATCACGGGTGGTGAGAACGTGGTCCCAGCCGAAGTCGAAGCGGTCCTCACTGACTATCCGCAGGTTTCACAGGCGGTCGTGATGGGTGTTCCGGACGAGAAGTGGGGCGAGGCCGTGCACGCCTGCGTGTCTGTCCAGGAGGGTGCCGAAGTTAGTGAGAGCGAGCTACGCGCCCATTGTCGTCGACGGGTCGCCGGGTATAAGGTGCCCAAACGGATTGACATTAGGTCGGAACCGTTCCCCATGACCGGATCACATAAGATTGACCGGAAGCAATTGATAGGGGAGTACCGGGACCGTATTGCAGCGCAGTATTCGCAAGCGTGA